The stretch of DNA CAACTGCATCGGAGCCACCGAATCCATTCACGCCACCCGAAGCATCACCGGTTGTCCATTGCATGTCTTTGTAACAGAAAGAAACATTTCCTCCCGGAACAATTGGATCTGTTCCATTGGTCATGATCATTTGAAAAGTATTCCGTTTATCAGCATGCATTCCATAATAACCAACGCTGTCCCACTGTACAACCATATAGGTTGGTGTAATTTTGTAATACACAAGTCCGCTTAAAAGATTTCTCGTATCCACATCGCCCCAGAACGGAGCAACCATTACGAAAGAAGCATTCGGAAATCCGGTTGCGGTAAAAGTAGAGTAGGGCGCACCGAAAGAAACATTTCCATTGTTGTTGATGTAGCATTGCGTCCACGTTGTTCCGTAAAGGCAAAAGTTAAAAGGAAGATTGATAATGGGAGTTGTCCAGTCATCATTTCTGTAATCCGGAAAAATTCCGGGGCCGCCACTTCCGCCGCTTCCGTCGAAGTCGCCCGTATTCCATGTTGCATCACGTTGCTGCCAGCAGGCGCACGTATTCGACGCGGGTTGCGGAAGAGGATAATTGGATGCCATGCGATAGTGAGAAGTGGTGGTGTCGTCCGCCGCTCTAAGCGAAATGACCGCCTTGCCATCTATCTGTCCGTTTTTTTTCGCGTTGTCCCATTGCGCAGGAGTGAGTGTTTGCTGCGCGAAAGTGAAACTGAAAAATAAAATGGAAGTAAGTGCAGCGAGTAAAAATTTTGTTTTCATGGTTGGTGTTGAGCGAAGATGAATGCCTGGTGGATTTTGCGGAACTAAAGTTATGAAATTCGCTGTGCGGATACCAGAAATTTATGCTCAAATTATAACCTTTTCATTGCAGAAACTATCTTTTCGCGGAGGAACCGGATTAACACGGGCATTAATTTGCAATGAATTCCGGGATAAAATTAACGCCCGGCTTCTTTCAATCTGCCAGTTTTCTCATTGCAGAAATCGCTTTTTCAAATTTAAAATCCGCCATTTTACCAATGAAAATTTTCCGGATGCGTTCGTTGCCGGGATCGCCAATGCTTCCTGCGTGCGTGTACGGGAGTGTGCGGTCGGGAATGAAATTTCCTGTTTCTACAGCAATCGCTACCTGGCGGTACGCTTCGCGGAATGGAATATTTTTTTTCACCAGTTCGTTCACGGCGTCCACTGTAAAAAGCAGATCATATTTTTCATCAGCGGGAATATCCGTTTTCACTTTTATATTTTCAAGCATCAGCCGCGCCGCATCAATGCAGGAATTAATTTCTTCGAACGCGGGGAATAATATTTCTTTCGTCAATTGCAATTCACGGTGATAGCCCGAAGGAAGATTATTCAGCAGCAAAGAAAATTCATTCGGCACCGATTGCAGGCGATTACATTTTCCGCGAATGAGTTCCCACACATCAGGGTTTTTTTTGTGCGGCATAATGCTGCTTCCCGTTGTGAGTTCGTCGGGAAATGAAATGAATCCGAATCCGCTGCTCATATAAAGTGTGCAGTCCATAGCGAGTTTCGAAAGTGTGGATGCAACGGATGCAATGGCAATGGAAATTGTTTTTTCTGTTTTGCCCCGCGTCATCTGCGCGTAAACAGAATTTATATTCATTTCACTAAAACCGAGAAGTGATGTAGTGAGATCACGGTCAATCGGGAAAGAAGAACCGAATCCTGCTGCAGAACCGAGCGGATTTTTATCGGTGATCTTGTAAGCAGCAAGCAGCAATTCAAGATCATCGCAAAGACTTTCTGCAAACGCGCCGAACCACAATCCGAAAGAAGAAGGCATGGCAAGTTGCAGATGCGTATAGCCGGGCAGCAGAATATTTTTATTTTTTTCAGAAAGTGTTTGCAACAATGAAAAAAGTTTTTCAATTTTTTCAGCAAGATGCATGATCTTATTCCGGCAGAATAATTTTATATCGAGCAGCGACTGATCGTTGCGCGAACGTGCCGTGTGAATTTTTTTTCCGGTGTCACCGAGTTTTTCCGTAAGCAGGAATTCGATCTGCGAATGAATGTCTTCACATTTTTCATCAATGGTAAACTTTTCGGAACGGATTGTTGCAAGAATGTTTTTCAGTTCGCGATGAAGTTCTTCTTTTTCTTTTTCGGAAATAAGTTGGCACGAGCACAGCATTTCCGAATGAGCGAGGGAACCGATCACATCGAATGTGGCGAGTTGCAGATCGAACTCACGGTCTTTACCGATCGTGAAATGTTCAGCGATGGAATTTAGTTTTTTTTCTTTTTGCCAGAGTTTCATAGGGGAGCGAATTACGAATGTGTGCGAATATGCGAATGTTCATTATTGAACTTGAGGATGGAATAGGATTCCAGGAGCTGAATATATTTTTCAATTCCGGCTTCAATTTCTTCAATGAAAATAAATTCATCGGCCGTATGGGAGCGCGCGGAATCACCGGGGCCAATTTTTACCGACGGGAACGGCATCAGCGCCATGTCGGAAAGAGTTGGGGAACCGAAGGTTTCAAAACTATTTTTCAGGGCGTTGATCACGAAAGGATGATTTTTCTCAATGGAAGAGGCGCGCAGGCGGAGCGAACGAGGTTTAACTTCAGAAGAAATATTTTTCCGGATGATCTTCAGGATATCTTCGGCAGAATAAGTTTCTGTCAGGCGGATGTCAACGGTGAAACTACATTCGCCGGGAATTACATTGTGCTGCGTTCCGGAATTGATCATCGTTACATTCATGTGAATTTTTCCGAGCAAGGGCGAAATTTCCGGGAAGGAAAAAGTTTTAAACCATTCCAGATCTTTCATTGCTTTGTAGATCGCGTTCTCTCCTTCGTTACGTGCGGCGTGCCCCGTTTTTCCTTTTGCAAGGCAGTCGATAACGAGCAATCCCTTTTCTGCAATGGCCAGTTTCATCTGCGTGGGTTCACCGACAAGGGCAAGATTAATTTCACCGAGTAAAGGAAGAATACTTTCTATTCCATTCGCTCCCGATATTTCTTCCTCGGCAGTTGCGGCGAGAATAAGATTGAAAGGAATATTTTCGGAATAGAAATGCAGGAATGTTGCGATCAGTGAAACGAGCGCTCCTCCCGCATCATTACTTCCGAGCCCGTAAATTTTTCCATCTGAAATCATTGGCGTGAAAGGATCTTTCGTCCACGAAGCGGAAGGGCGAACAGTGTCATGATGAGAATTCAGAAGCAGCGTCGGTTTTTTTTCATCGAAAAATTTATTCCGTACGATAATGTTGTTCTTCATGCGCTGAACAGGAATATTTTTCTTCGCGAAGAAATTTTCCAGCAGCGATGCCGTGCCATGCTCTTCTTTTGAAAAAGACGGAATAGCGATCAGTTCGCTGAGCAATTCGACTGCTGTATGTTTTAATTCTTTCATCATGTTAAAAGGGTACAACAATTATTTCCTGCAGCAATCTTTTCAAGTTGTGAAGCATTACCAATCACCACACGTTGAACGCCTTTTTCTTTCGCGCGAAAACAAGCGTCGATCTTCGGCAGCATTCCATTGTGAATGATCTGTTGCTCCACAAAATTTTTCAACTCTTCTTTTTTCAATTCCCGGATCACCGAATTCTCATTGGAGAGATCGGTCAGCACGCCGTTTTTTTCAAAACAATAAACCAACTGCACGTCATGTGTACGTGCGAGCGCACCCGCAACGCATGCCGCGATCGTGTCCGCGTTCGTGTTGAGCAACATTCCTTTTCCGTCGTGCGTCAATGGAGAAATTACAGGTACGAGTCCAAGTGTGAGCAGTTGTTCCAGCATCGTAACATTGATTCCGTCATCAACCGGATCGCCCACGAATCCATAATCAACGGGAACAGGATTTCTTTTTTCTGCGCGAATAATATTTCCATCGGCGCCACACATACCGATCGCATTGCAATTATTTTTCTGCAACTGCGCCACGATATTTTTATTGACACTTCCGCCGTAGATCATCGTTGCCACATCGAGCGTTTCAGCATCGGTGATACGCCGGCCATTCATCATTTTAGTTTCTATACCGAGTTTTTTGCAAAGGGCCGAAGCAAGTTTTCCTCCGCCGTGCACAAGTATTTTTTTCCCGCCGATGCGGCAGAACGATTCAAGGAAAACGGAAAGCTGCGATTCATTGTCAATGATCGCTCCGCCGAGTTTTACAATGGTGATAAGATCAGATTGCGTGGATGAATTCATCGGAAGAATGTTTTATTTCTTTGTTCATTGACGTGATCATTTTTTTCAGAACGATTTGCGCTGCGGGAACACGATTCGCCGCTTGCTGCAAATGGAGAGAAGTTGAACTTTTCAGAATAGAAGAAGCCAATTCAACATCTCTCCGGACAGGAAGGCAATGCATCACTTTCGCTTCATTCGTGTGTGCTAATTTTTCCGGTGTGATCATCCACTCTTTATTTCCTTCCTGAAGTTTTCCATAATCGGAAAATGAGCACCAGCTTTTCACATAAACAAGATCAGCATCTTCCAGCGCTTTTTCCTGGTCGTATTCAATTTTCCCTGCAGAAGAAAATTCTTCGTCGAGTTCAAGCCCGTGCGGATGCGTGATGACGAATTCCTCCTCTGAAAATTTCATCCATTCACAAAAAGAATTCGCCACCGCGTGCGGGACCGCCTTCACGTGCGGCGCCCACGTGAGCACGATCTTCATCTTTTTATTTTTTTTATTTTCCGCAATCGTCATCATATCTGCAAGAC from Bacteroidota bacterium encodes:
- a CDS encoding M20 family metallo-hydrolase, producing the protein MMKELKHTAVELLSELIAIPSFSKEEHGTASLLENFFAKKNIPVQRMKNNIIVRNKFFDEKKPTLLLNSHHDTVRPSASWTKDPFTPMISDGKIYGLGSNDAGGALVSLIATFLHFYSENIPFNLILAATAEEEISGANGIESILPLLGEINLALVGEPTQMKLAIAEKGLLVIDCLAKGKTGHAARNEGENAIYKAMKDLEWFKTFSFPEISPLLGKIHMNVTMINSGTQHNVIPGECSFTVDIRLTETYSAEDILKIIRKNISSEVKPRSLRLRASSIEKNHPFVINALKNSFETFGSPTLSDMALMPFPSVKIGPGDSARSHTADEFIFIEEIEAGIEKYIQLLESYSILKFNNEHSHIRTHS
- a CDS encoding acetylornithine carbamoyltransferase; its protein translation is MKNFTCAYDVPDVPALIREAIQLKKDPFAFSSLGKNKTIGLIFMNPSLRTRMSTQKAAQLLGMNILSVNTTTEGWALETNDGVMNGTTVEHIEEAAAVMGEYCDIIGVRSFPSLSDKLQDTNEKNLLQWMKYSGKPVLSLESATRHPLQSLADMMTIAENKKNKKMKIVLTWAPHVKAVPHAVANSFCEWMKFSEEEFVITHPHGLELDEEFSSAGKIEYDQEKALEDADLVYVKSWCSFSDYGKLQEGNKEWMITPEKLAHTNEAKVMHCLPVRRDVELASSILKSSTSLHLQQAANRVPAAQIVLKKMITSMNKEIKHSSDEFIHAI
- the argB gene encoding acetylglutamate kinase; translated protein: MNSSTQSDLITIVKLGGAIIDNESQLSVFLESFCRIGGKKILVHGGGKLASALCKKLGIETKMMNGRRITDAETLDVATMIYGGSVNKNIVAQLQKNNCNAIGMCGADGNIIRAEKRNPVPVDYGFVGDPVDDGINVTMLEQLLTLGLVPVISPLTHDGKGMLLNTNADTIAACVAGALARTHDVQLVYCFEKNGVLTDLSNENSVIRELKKEELKNFVEQQIIHNGMLPKIDACFRAKEKGVQRVVIGNASQLEKIAAGNNCCTLLT
- the argH gene encoding argininosuccinate lyase, which translates into the protein MKLWQKEKKLNSIAEHFTIGKDREFDLQLATFDVIGSLAHSEMLCSCQLISEKEKEELHRELKNILATIRSEKFTIDEKCEDIHSQIEFLLTEKLGDTGKKIHTARSRNDQSLLDIKLFCRNKIMHLAEKIEKLFSLLQTLSEKNKNILLPGYTHLQLAMPSSFGLWFGAFAESLCDDLELLLAAYKITDKNPLGSAAGFGSSFPIDRDLTTSLLGFSEMNINSVYAQMTRGKTEKTISIAIASVASTLSKLAMDCTLYMSSGFGFISFPDELTTGSSIMPHKKNPDVWELIRGKCNRLQSVPNEFSLLLNNLPSGYHRELQLTKEILFPAFEEINSCIDAARLMLENIKVKTDIPADEKYDLLFTVDAVNELVKKNIPFREAYRQVAIAVETGNFIPDRTLPYTHAGSIGDPGNERIRKIFIGKMADFKFEKAISAMRKLAD